AGGCGGCGCTCGCGCGCACGCGCGGCGGCACGGTGGGCGTCATCGGCACGCCGGGCACCATCCGCTCGGGCGCCTACCAGCGCGCGCTGGAGGCGGGCGGCGTGCGGGTGCGCGCCCGCGCCTGTCCGCTCTTCGTGCCGCTCGCGGAGGAGGGCTGGACGGGCGGAGACGTGCCGCGGCTCGTGGCGGGCGAGTACCTCGCGGACTTCGCGCGCGAGGGCGTGGACACGCTGGTGCTGGGCTGCACCCACTACCCGCTGCTCAAGGGCGTCATCGCCGCGGCCGTGGGGCCGCAGGTGGCGCTGGTGGACAGCGCCGAGGCCACGGCCGAGGCGGTGGCCCAGCGGCTCGCGCAGGACGGGCAGCTCGCGAGCGCCCGCACGCCCGAGCACGCCTACTACGTGACGGACGTGCCCGAGCGCTTCGTGGAGGTGGGGGCGCGCTTCCTCGGCCGGCCCATCTCTGCGGCCGAGCAGGTGGACCTGACCTTCTAGGCGCCCGCGCCCTCAGCGCGCGCGCAGGACCGCGGGCAGGTGCTCGGGCTCCTCGGAGCCGCCCTGCAGCAGCTCGCGCGCGGCGCTCACCACCTCCGGCAGCGGCACCTCGGTCTCCTGCACCAGCTGGCGCGCCGCCTCCGCGCCGATGTCGTCCTGGCGCGGCAGCAGGCCCGTGATGCGGGTGATGAGGCGCTCGGCGAGCGGGAAGAAGTGGACCATGCTCAGCGGCTTGTTCATCCAGCCCACGGTGATGCAGTAGTACTTGTTGAAGGGCGCCGTGTGGTGCACGCGGTGGTGGTCCGGCGGCAGGATGAGGTGCAGCCGCTGCAGCAGCCCCACCACCGGGCCCGGCGCGTCCAGGTGCGACCACTTGTGGAACTGGTTGGTCGCCATCACCCAGAAGATCATCGAGCCCAGCGCCGCCGAGGCGAAGAGCCACAGCGCGCTCGAGTGCGGCAGCAGCACCGCGATGATCGCCACCGGGATCGAGACGAGGCAGTTGTTGCCGTTGGTCTCCACGAAGTCGTGGCGGGTGATCGCCTTCTCGTCCACGTGGTGCTCGCGGAAGGGGCGGATGAAGGCCTTGCCCAGCAGGGGCATCTCGGTGGAGCCCCAGGTGTCGCCCGCCCAGTGCACGAAGCCGGAGACGAAGTCCGCGGCGAGGTAGCCCAGCACCAGCGCGCCCAGCACGAGCAGCGGGCTGAGGAAGGGATTGCCCCAGATGCGGTACACGAGGAAGAGCTCGAGCGAGACGAACGTCACGATGCTCGCGATCTCCATCGCACGGATGGCCGGGCTGTAGCCCTGGGCCAGGGCGTGAGCGTCTTGCTGACGCAGGGAGGAGGGGGCGCGGTCGTTCATGTCGGGTCTGTGCTCGGGTGAGGGGTGCAGCGCGCGAGACTAGGGCCTTTCCAGTATCGAACGAATGCCGGGCGGCATTCCAGCCGCTCCAACGCTCGCCTGCAGCGCGTCACGGGCCGGTCAGCGAGCCGCGCTTTTGCCGCAGATGAGCCCGGCTCTCAGAGGGACGCCGTCGCTCCCACCCGCTGCACCCAGTCCGCGATCGCGTCAAGCCGATCCGGGGCCAGGGTGGGCAGCTGTGCGGGGAGCCCGGCGGGTGTCTCACCCGAGAGCACCAGCAGGCCGATGTCCGCGCGGCTGCAGGCGAGCGGCGCGTCCAGCCCCTCGCGCCACACCTCGAGCTTCGGCAGGGGCGCATCCTTCCAGCCCTCCACCAGCACCAGGTCCACGAGCCCCTCGGCGCGCGCGAGCAGTGCGCGGAATAGCGCCGCCGGGTCTCCGGGCAGGGTGAGCTGCAGCCCCTCGGGGGTGGCGAAGCCCGTGGCCCGCGCGCCCGCCGCCCCGAGCCGCGCGCTGTCGCTGCCCGCGCGCTGCAGCGGGTGCGGGTGCGAGGAGTGCTTGAGCACGGCGACGCGCAGCCCGCGCGCCGCGAGGAGCGGGACGAGCCGCTCGAGCAGCGTCGTCTTGCCCGCGCCGGACCAGCCCACCACGGCCACGCAGGGCACGCCGCTCATGCGCCCTCGAGCGCGAGCGCGTGCGTGACCGGGTGGGCGAAGAGCTCGAGCGACACCTCCTCGCCCGCGGGAAAGTCCGCGCGGCCCGCGGGCAGCACCACCCAGCCCTCGGCGCCCACGTTCTGCAGCAGCTGGCCTGCGCCCTGGGGCCGGATGTGGGCTTCGCCTCCCTGCTGCCGCGCGCTGAGCAGGTAGGTGAGGCCGGCCTGCTTGTGCCGCGCCTCGCGCAGCCGCACGCGCACGCACCTGCGCTCCTCGCGCACGCCCTGCAGCGCGAGCAGGAGCGTGCGGCCCAGCTGATCGAAGGCCACGGTGGCCGCGCCCGGGTTTCCCGGCAGCACCAGCACCGGAAGGCCTCCCCAGCGCGCGAGTCCCACGGGCTTGCCCGGCTTGAGCGCCACGCCGTCCACCTCGAGGGTGGCGCCGCCCTCGCGCAGCGCGGCCTTCACCCGGTCGCGGTCTCCGACCGAGGCCCCGCCACTGGTGACGAGCAGGTCCACGCCGGCCGCGCGCGCCGCCTCGAACGCCCGGGAGATGGCCTCGGGCTCGTCGCTCGCGCGCGCCGCGTGCACCACCTGCGCGCCCGCCTCGAGGCACAGGCCCGTGAGCAGCGCGCGGTTGCTGTCGTAGACCTGGTGCGAGAGCGCGGGGGTGCCCGCCTCGAGCAGCTCGTCCCCCACGGTGAGCAGGGCCACGCGCGGGGCCGGGCGCACCCGGGCGTGCGAGAGCCCGAGGCTCGCGAGCACCCCGAGCGCGGCGGACTCGAGGCGCAGGCCCGCGGGGAAGAGGGGCGCCCCCTCCGCGAGCTCCTCGCCCCGCCTTCGCACGTGCTCTCCCGGGCGCGCGGTGACGAAGAGCAGGACCTCACCGCCCTCAGGACCCGTGGGCCGCGCGGCCTCCTGGCGCACCACCGCGTCCGCGCCCGCGGGCAGGGGCGCGCCGGTGAAGATGCGCGCCGCCTCGCCCGGGGCGAGCGAAAAGGCGGGGAGGGCGCCGGCGGCACAGGTGCCCACCACGCGCAGGCGCGCGGGCGCATCGCGCGTGGCGCCTCGCGTCTCCGCCCAGCGCACCGCGTAGCCGTCCATGGCCGAGTTGTCGTAGCCGGGCAGGGCGCGCGTGGCCGCGAGCGGCTCGGCGAGGTAGCGGCCCCAGGCGAGTGCGAGCGGCACCGGGACGGGGGGCAGCGGCACGCCGAGCGCGAGGGCGCGCGCGCGGGCCTGTTCGAGGGGCATCACGAGGGGGAGCCTAGCGTGCGCGGGGCGCACCCGGGTGGGGCATGCTGCCCCGTGCCCGCCATGACGTCCGCCTCCGAAAGCTCCGCCGCCGCCTCCGACACCACGCTCGCGCTGATTGCCGGAGGCCGCGGCTCGCGCCTCGGCGGGGTGGCGAAGGGGCTCTTGCGCTGGCGGGGGCGCACGCTGCTCGAGCACCAGCTGCAGCTCGCGCCCGGCTTCGCGCGCGTGCTGCTGGTGACGGGGGACCCCGCGCCCTACGCGCGCTGGGGCCTCGAGACCGTGGCGGATGTCATCCCGGGGCGGGGGGCGCCGGGCGGGGTCCACGCGGCGCTCGCGCACGCTCGCACGCCCTGGGTGCTGGCGCTGGGGTGCGACATGCCCTTCGTCACGCGGGCCGCGCTCGCGCCGCTCCTCGCCGCGCGCGCGGAGGGAGGTATGGCGGTGCTGTACCGCGTGGGCGGACGGCTGGAGCCCCTGCTGGCGCTCTACCGCGCCGCGCTCGCCCCGCGCTGGGGGCCCCTGCTCTCGGGCGAGCGCGGCCCCTCCTTCACGCAGCTGCTCGCGGCGGAGCCCGTGACCGTCCTGGAGGAGGCGGCCTTGCGCGCGGTGGACCCGGAGCTGGCGAGCGTGCGCAGCGTGAACACGCCGGAAGACCTGGACTCACTCGGGGTGCAGCGCCCGTGAGAGGTCTTCCGGAGGCCTTGCAGGGGGGCGACTGCGAAGTTGTGCCGACGGGACCCCACTGCTAGCGTCCCGCACCCCGCGCATGTCGAAGACCTTCGAAAAAGCCGTCACCGGCTTCAACCACAACATCAAGCACAAGGGGAAGGTCTACCACGTCCAGACCGAGGACTCGGGCGTGAACAACCCCCACATCATCACGCACCTGTTCGTGGGCGGGAACATCCTCGCGTCGAAGAAGACCTCCTACGCGGACATCCTCAACGCGGAGAACCTCGCGGAGGTGGTGCGCGAGCTGATGGAGGAGCAGCACAAGGAGATGCTGCGCAACCTCATCAACGGGGTCTACGACAGCTTCGACACCGCGAGCCGCCACTACCAGCCGGGCCAGCTCGCCAGCGCCGAGGACGCCTCGCGCGTGAAGCTGCAGCCGGGCCAGTCCATGGCGCAGCGCCCCTCGCAGCCCACGCCCCCGCCGCAGCCGCCCCTGCCCCCCGAGGTGCTCGCCGCGCGCGCGCTCCCCAGCCAGCCGCGCATCAACGAGGTGGGCGTGGAGACGCTGTTCGGCGAGGACCTCATCAGCGAGAAGAGCCTGGACGAGGTCATCCTCAGCTACCTCGCGGGCGAAGGCGACTCGTAGGCCTGTACGGGCGCAGCCGATGATCCAGCTGTTCCACGTCTCCAAGTCCTACCCGGGCGATCCGCCGACGCTCACGGACATCAACCTGCAGATCGAGAAGGGCGAGTTCGTCTTCCTCACCGGGCCCTCGGGCGCGGGCAAGACGACGCTGCTCAAGCTCATCTTCTGCGCGGAGAAGGCCACGCGCGGCCAGGTGCTGGTGGGCGGGCGCAACACGGCGCGCATCCGTGAGAGCGCCATCCCCTTCCTGCGCCGCAACATCGGCGTGGTGTTCCAGGACTTCAAGCTGCTGCCCCACCGCACGGTGGAGGACAACGTGGCCTTCACCCTGGACGTGCTGGGCGTGCCGCGCGCCGAGGCCCGCGAGCGCGTGCACCGGATGCTCAAGCGCGTGGGGCTCGAGCACAAGGCGGGCACCTACCCCTTGCGCCTGTCGGGCGGCGAGCAGCAGCGCGTGGTCATCGCGCGCGCGCTCGTGAACGACCCCACCATCCTGCTCGCGGACGAGCCCACGGGGAACCTGGACCCGGCGCTCACGGTGGAGATCATGGACCTGCTCTCCGCGGTGAACGTGCGCGGCACCACCGTGGTGGTGGCCACCCACGACGCCACGCTGCTCAGCCGCTACCAGAAGCGCACGGTGCGGCTCGAGCGCGGGCAGATCGTCTCGGACGAGGACGGCGTGAAGGCGGCGCGGCGCATGGTGGGGCTCGAGTGAGCGCGGCGGCCAAGGCGCGCTACTTCCTGCGCTCGGCGGCCGGCGGCATCCGCCACGCGCCCTTCGTGCACTTCATCGCCGTGCTCACCATCGCCATCGCGCTCTTCGCCGCGGGGCTCGCGCACGTGGCGGCGGACCGCGTGCAGGGCCTGCTCTCGAGCCTCGGCGGCGAGGTGCAGCTGACGGTGTACCTGGCGCCGGGGCTGGATGCGCAGGGCGTGCAGCGGGTGCGCGCGGAGCTGCAGCGGCGCTCGAGGGGTGAGGTGCGCCTCGTGCCTCCGGAGGAGGCGCTCGCGCGGCTGCGCCGGGAGCTCGGCGACCTGGGCGAGACGCTCTCGCAGCTGCCGGAGAACCCGCTGCCCGCCTCGCTCGAGCTGCAGGTGCCTCCCGAGAGCCGCACCCCCGGCGCGCTGCGCACGCTCGCGACCGAGCTGCGGGCGCTGCCCGGGGTGAGCGGCGTGGACTACGGCGAGGAGGCGGTGGAGCGGCTCAGCGCCATCGCGCGCGCGCTCACCTACGGAGGCTGGGTGGCGGCGCTGGTCGTGGGCCTCACCACGGTGATCATCGTCGCGGCCACGCTGCAGCTGGCCATCTACGCGCGGCGCACGGAGATCGAGATCCAGAAGCTGGTGGGCGCGACGGACCGCTTCGTCAAGGCGCCCTTCCTCCTCGAGGGGCTGCTGCAGGGGCTGCTCGGGGCGGGCGTGGCGCTGGGGGCGCTCGCGGCGTTCGGGCACCTGGTGGGCCCCTCGCTCGCGCAGCTCCTCTCCTTCCTGCAGGCGCCCGGAGGCTCCGCGCCCCTGGTGCAGACCTCGCTCGCGCTGGAGCTGCTCGCCGGCGGGTGCGCGCTGGGGCTGGGCGGCAGCTTCGTGGCCGTGGGGCGCTTCCTGCGGGTATGAGCGCGCGCAGGGGTCCAGTCCTGCTCGTGCTGCTGCTCGGGCTCGCGCTCGCGCTGCCCGCGCACGCCACGGACGAGGCCACCGAGCGCGAGGTGGTGCGCGAGCGGCTGGAGGCGCAGCGCGCCGCGCTCGCGCTCATCGCGTCGAAGAAGGTCTCGGTGCTCGCCTCGGTGGAGCTGCTGCAGCAGTCCGCCGCGGCGAGCGCGCAGCGGGTGCGCGCCCTCGAGCGCGACCTCGCCACCTCGCGGCGCCGGCTGCAGGTGGCCGAGCGCGAGGAGGCCCTCACCGGAGCGCTCTTGCACGTGCAGCTGCAGCGCCTGGGGCCGCGGCTGTGGGGCTTCTACCGGCTCACCCGGCGCCAGCCGCTCGAGGCGCTGCTCAGCGCGCAGGACTTCGCGGGGCTCATCTGGCGCAGCCGCGCGCTCAAGGCCACGCTCGCGAGCGACCTCTCGCTCTTGCAGAGCGCGCGGGCCGCCGCGGCGATGCAGCGGCGCGCGGTGGGGGAGCTCGCGCGCCTTCGCGATG
The DNA window shown above is from Aggregicoccus sp. 17bor-14 and carries:
- the murI gene encoding glutamate racemase; amino-acid sequence: MRPLSHTPDAQAPVGVFDSGVGGLTVLKSLMERLPHESTVYLGDTARVPYGTKSGDVVTRYSLKNAEFLVERGIKLLVVACNTASAVALPALSSALRVPVVGVIAPGAKAALARTRGGTVGVIGTPGTIRSGAYQRALEAGGVRVRARACPLFVPLAEEGWTGGDVPRLVAGEYLADFAREGVDTLVLGCTHYPLLKGVIAAAVGPQVALVDSAEATAEAVAQRLAQDGQLASARTPEHAYYVTDVPERFVEVGARFLGRPISAAEQVDLTF
- the carF gene encoding plasmanylethanolamine desaturase gives rise to the protein MNDRAPSSLRQQDAHALAQGYSPAIRAMEIASIVTFVSLELFLVYRIWGNPFLSPLLVLGALVLGYLAADFVSGFVHWAGDTWGSTEMPLLGKAFIRPFREHHVDEKAITRHDFVETNGNNCLVSIPVAIIAVLLPHSSALWLFASAALGSMIFWVMATNQFHKWSHLDAPGPVVGLLQRLHLILPPDHHRVHHTAPFNKYYCITVGWMNKPLSMVHFFPLAERLITRITGLLPRQDDIGAEAARQLVQETEVPLPEVVSAARELLQGGSEEPEHLPAVLRAR
- the mobB gene encoding molybdopterin-guanine dinucleotide biosynthesis protein B encodes the protein MSGVPCVAVVGWSGAGKTTLLERLVPLLAARGLRVAVLKHSSHPHPLQRAGSDSARLGAAGARATGFATPEGLQLTLPGDPAALFRALLARAEGLVDLVLVEGWKDAPLPKLEVWREGLDAPLACSRADIGLLVLSGETPAGLPAQLPTLAPDRLDAIADWVQRVGATASL
- the glp gene encoding gephyrin-like molybdotransferase Glp, producing MPLEQARARALALGVPLPPVPVPLALAWGRYLAEPLAATRALPGYDNSAMDGYAVRWAETRGATRDAPARLRVVGTCAAGALPAFSLAPGEAARIFTGAPLPAGADAVVRQEAARPTGPEGGEVLLFVTARPGEHVRRRGEELAEGAPLFPAGLRLESAALGVLASLGLSHARVRPAPRVALLTVGDELLEAGTPALSHQVYDSNRALLTGLCLEAGAQVVHAARASDEPEAISRAFEAARAAGVDLLVTSGGASVGDRDRVKAALREGGATLEVDGVALKPGKPVGLARWGGLPVLVLPGNPGAATVAFDQLGRTLLLALQGVREERRCVRVRLREARHKQAGLTYLLSARQQGGEAHIRPQGAGQLLQNVGAEGWVVLPAGRADFPAGEEVSLELFAHPVTHALALEGA
- a CDS encoding molybdenum cofactor guanylyltransferase, translating into MTSASESSAAASDTTLALIAGGRGSRLGGVAKGLLRWRGRTLLEHQLQLAPGFARVLLVTGDPAPYARWGLETVADVIPGRGAPGGVHAALAHARTPWVLALGCDMPFVTRAALAPLLAARAEGGMAVLYRVGGRLEPLLALYRAALAPRWGPLLSGERGPSFTQLLAAEPVTVLEEAALRAVDPELASVRSVNTPEDLDSLGVQRP
- the ftsE gene encoding cell division ATP-binding protein FtsE, translating into MIQLFHVSKSYPGDPPTLTDINLQIEKGEFVFLTGPSGAGKTTLLKLIFCAEKATRGQVLVGGRNTARIRESAIPFLRRNIGVVFQDFKLLPHRTVEDNVAFTLDVLGVPRAEARERVHRMLKRVGLEHKAGTYPLRLSGGEQQRVVIARALVNDPTILLADEPTGNLDPALTVEIMDLLSAVNVRGTTVVVATHDATLLSRYQKRTVRLERGQIVSDEDGVKAARRMVGLE
- a CDS encoding permease-like cell division protein FtsX, with the translated sequence MSAAAKARYFLRSAAGGIRHAPFVHFIAVLTIAIALFAAGLAHVAADRVQGLLSSLGGEVQLTVYLAPGLDAQGVQRVRAELQRRSRGEVRLVPPEEALARLRRELGDLGETLSQLPENPLPASLELQVPPESRTPGALRTLATELRALPGVSGVDYGEEAVERLSAIARALTYGGWVAALVVGLTTVIIVAATLQLAIYARRTEIEIQKLVGATDRFVKAPFLLEGLLQGLLGAGVALGALAAFGHLVGPSLAQLLSFLQAPGGSAPLVQTSLALELLAGGCALGLGGSFVAVGRFLRV